The sequence TCGCCGAGGTGACCGATCTCGGCCGGATGGTGCCCGCCGACGCGCCGCACCAGGGCGTGGTGATCGAGGTCGACCCGCTGCCCGACATCTGGCTGGGCGACCTGCTGGAGCAGGGCCGAGACGACCGGCGGCCGCTGGTGGTGCTCGATCAGGTGACCGACCCGCACAATGTCGGCGCGGTGCTGCGCTCGGCGGCCGCGTTCGACGCGCTCGGCCTCATCACGCAGGATCGCCACGCGCCGCCCGAATCGGGCACGCTCGCGCGCTCGGCATCGGGTGCGCTTGAGATCGTGCCGTGGGTGCGGGTGGTCAACCTCGCCCGCGCGCTCGACGAGATCGGCGAGGCGGGCTTCTGGCGGATCGGCCTGAGCGGCGCAGGCAAGCGCCCGCTGGGCGAGGCGCTCGGCACCGCGCGCGTCGCGCTCGTGCTCGGGGCCGAGGGCGAGGGCATGCGGCAGAACACCGAGTCGCATTGCGACGAGCTGGCACGCCTGCCGATCAGCCCGCGCGTCGAAAGCCTCAACGTCTCGAATGCTGCGGCGATCGCGCTCTACGCGGCCGCCGCACGCACCTGAGCGGTCAGTCCTCGGGGGTGATCGTCACCCGCAACCCGTCGAGCGTATCGTCGAACGGAATCTGGCACGACAGCCGCGAATAAGCGGTGCGGTGATCGGAGGTATCGAGCAGGTCATTCTCGTCCTCGCTCAACGGCGGCAGCCGATCGGCGAATTCGGGATCGACGAACACCTGGCAGGTCGCGCAGCTGCAGCAGCCGCCGCACAGCGCCAGCAGCTCGTCGATGCCCGCATCGCGGATCACCTCCATCACCGACAGGCCGGCCTCGCCGTCGATCTCACGCTCATCGCCTTCGCGGGTGACGACGGTCAGCTTCGGCATTATTCGGTCTCCGGAAGAAACGGGGTCGCGGCCCCTATGTCGCGCGCATGGCAGCGGCGCAACCGAGGATGAGGATGGGACTGACGGTCGATCAATTGCGCGCGAGCCTTGATGCGCTGGTCGCGATCGAGCCTGCGTTCGCGCGTGGGCTGGAGCGGCACGGCTATCCCGACGCACGCATCCGCGCGCGCGGGCACGAGACTTTGCTGCGCACGATCATCGGCCAGCAGGTGAGCGTCGCCGCCGCCGGCGCGATCTGGGCGCGGATGGAAACCGCGCTGGGCGGCACGCTCGACCCGGTGGTGCTGGCGGCGGCGCCGGACGAGCTGCTGCGCGCCGCCGGCCTCTCGCGCCAGAAGATCGGCTATGTAAAAAGCCTCGCCGAACTGGTCGCGTCGGGCACGCTCGATTTCGACACTTTGCCCGCGGACGACGAGGAAGCGATCGCCGCGCTGACCACCATCAAGGGGATCGGCCGCTGGTCGGCGGAAATCTACCTGCTGTTCGCCGAGGGGCGCGGCGACATCTGGCCGGCGGGCGACCTTGCGGTGCAGGAGGAGGTCGGACAATTGCTCGGCCTGCCCGAGCGCCCCTCGGAGAAAGCCGTCCGCGCGCTGGCGGAACCGTGGCGCCCGCATCGCGGTGCCGCGGCGGTGTTCACCTGGCACCATTATACCGAGCGGCTGGCGGCCGGACGCGCGACCAAGGCCGACAAGCTGCCGCTCTGACGCCGTTCAAGCGGTGAGACCGCGCTGCGTGAGGATCGCTTCCGCCAGCACGTGATCACTCGGCTTGTCGACGTCGATCCCCGCCTCGGCGAAGGGAAGCGGCACCGGCACCGCGCGCACGCCGACGGCGGCACCCGCCTTGGCCAGCGCGCCCGCCAGCGAGATCGTCCGCGTCGCCGCGCGCAATGCCAGCAGCGGGCCGAAATGCCAGATCAGGCGGAACGCCTTCTTGCGATCCTGCTCGATCGCGCTCCACGCCAGCAAGGCGCGCCGCGCCGCGGGCGTGCGCAGCGCGAACAGATTGGCGCCGGTCCACGCCTCGCCGGCAAACTTCAGCCAGGTGCGGCGATTGTCGGGATATGCCGCGAGCAGGGTGCGCCGCCCGACCATGCCGATACCGACATCCGCATCGCCGACACCGGCGATCGCCGCCTCGACCATCGCCGGGGTCAGCAACGGGTGGTCGGCGGTGGTGAGCAGGATCGGCCACGGCGCGGCGGCGCTGCCGGCGACTTCGGCCACACTGGTGGCGATCCCGACATGACTGACGGAGGTCGCGATTCGCGGCTCATCCGCCAGCCACGCGCAGTCGCCGACGAACAGCGCCTTCGGCTCCTGCGCCATCACCACGATGCGGCCGATCGACGGGCAAGCGAGCAAGGTGCGCGCGACGCGGCTGAGCATCGCCTCGCCCGCGACCGGCACCAAGGCTTTCCATTCCTGCCCGAAATGCGCCGCGAGCGGGTCGACCCCCGGCCGCTGCCCGGCGAGCAGGATCGCCGTCCAACTCATGCAGCCGGAGAGGCCCAGCCGTGGAGGAAGGTCTCGACCGCCGCCTCGATATCGGCAACCTGATCCCGCGCCGCCGCTTGCTGCGGCCGCCACAGCCGGTCGAAATAGCAGCCGGCCTGGCACAGGCCGATGAACTGGCGCGCCGCAATCGCCGGATCGCCCTCGCGCATGCGGCCGGAGGCCATCTCGCCGCGCATCCACTCGGCCAGGCGCTCACGCACGCGATCGGGGCCCCGCGTCGCAAAGGTTTCGCCGATCGAAGGGAAGCGCTCCGCCTCGGCGACGATCAGCCGGTTGAGCGCGATCGACGAGGGCGACATCACCTTGTCGAGCAGGAGCTGGCCGAACCGCCGCAGCGCCGCCGCCGTACCCCCCGACGACAACAGCGCTTCGTCCAGCGCCCGCCGAAAATGGTCGATCTTCGAATCGAGGACGGCGGCGAACAATTCTTCCTTGGAGGGGAAATAACTCCACAGGGTCGTCTTCGAGCCACCCAGCTCGGCCGCGATCGTCGACATCGACGTATCGGCATAGCCGCGCTCGAGGAACGAACGCTCGGCCACGTCGAGGATCGCGCGCCGGCGATCGGCCTTCCGCGCCTCGCGCCGGCCGGGAGAACAGATCACTTCCATCTTACGACGATACTATAGAGTACAGTTTCCGATTGACAAGCGGTCGTGCTAGGCTAAAGCCAAATTTCGCGTACGCAACGGTACAGGTTTTCTCGATGAAGCTTCGCTCGGCGTCCTTGCTTGCGGTCGCCACGGCATTGTCGCTCTCGGCGTGCGTGCCCGATCTGGGCACGCGGCCGGAGCCGCGCTCCGCCACCACCCTCGCCGCCAAGGCCAGTCTGCCCAACGAGGGCGGGCAGTGGCCGGGCGACGGCTGGTGGGAGCGTTATGGCGACGCGCAGCTCGACCGGCTGATGCAGGAAGGCCTCGCCGGATCCCCCGACCTCACCGCGGCGGCGGCTCGGCTGGTCCATGCCGAGGGTGT is a genomic window of Sphingomonas nostoxanthinifaciens containing:
- a CDS encoding TrmH family RNA methyltransferase yields the protein MRRGHRPSVAPAGRPRLWGRHAVAAAFANPERTVRKIWGTREALAGFGGLPTDVTVQFAEVTDLGRMVPADAPHQGVVIEVDPLPDIWLGDLLEQGRDDRRPLVVLDQVTDPHNVGAVLRSAAAFDALGLITQDRHAPPESGTLARSASGALEIVPWVRVVNLARALDEIGEAGFWRIGLSGAGKRPLGEALGTARVALVLGAEGEGMRQNTESHCDELARLPISPRVESLNVSNAAAIALYAAAART
- a CDS encoding 2Fe-2S iron-sulfur cluster-binding family protein; translated protein: MPKLTVVTREGDEREIDGEAGLSVMEVIRDAGIDELLALCGGCCSCATCQVFVDPEFADRLPPLSEDENDLLDTSDHRTAYSRLSCQIPFDDTLDGLRVTITPED
- a CDS encoding DNA-3-methyladenine glycosylase family protein, which produces MGLTVDQLRASLDALVAIEPAFARGLERHGYPDARIRARGHETLLRTIIGQQVSVAAAGAIWARMETALGGTLDPVVLAAAPDELLRAAGLSRQKIGYVKSLAELVASGTLDFDTLPADDEEAIAALTTIKGIGRWSAEIYLLFAEGRGDIWPAGDLAVQEEVGQLLGLPERPSEKAVRALAEPWRPHRGAAAVFTWHHYTERLAAGRATKADKLPL
- a CDS encoding NTP transferase domain-containing protein yields the protein MSWTAILLAGQRPGVDPLAAHFGQEWKALVPVAGEAMLSRVARTLLACPSIGRIVVMAQEPKALFVGDCAWLADEPRIATSVSHVGIATSVAEVAGSAAAPWPILLTTADHPLLTPAMVEAAIAGVGDADVGIGMVGRRTLLAAYPDNRRTWLKFAGEAWTGANLFALRTPAARRALLAWSAIEQDRKKAFRLIWHFGPLLALRAATRTISLAGALAKAGAAVGVRAVPVPLPFAEAGIDVDKPSDHVLAEAILTQRGLTA
- a CDS encoding TetR/AcrR family transcriptional regulator encodes the protein MEVICSPGRREARKADRRRAILDVAERSFLERGYADTSMSTIAAELGGSKTTLWSYFPSKEELFAAVLDSKIDHFRRALDEALLSSGGTAAALRRFGQLLLDKVMSPSSIALNRLIVAEAERFPSIGETFATRGPDRVRERLAEWMRGEMASGRMREGDPAIAARQFIGLCQAGCYFDRLWRPQQAAARDQVADIEAAVETFLHGWASPAA